From the Aerococcus viridans genome, the window AGCCCAGTTGATAAAATTAAAAATTTCTTCAAAGACTTTTTTGTTTAATTTAATTACCAGGAGGATATAAAATGGATATGGAATTCGAATACGAAAACATGGATATGAATAACGCATCAATCAAGGTAGTTGGTGTCGGTGGTGGTGGTAACAACGCGGTTAACCGTATGATCGAAGAGAACGTACGTGGCGTTGAATTTATCGTAGCAAACACTGATACACAAGCTTTGAAAAACTCAAGAGCTGATATTAAAATCCAACTTGGACCTAAATCGACTCGTGGTTTAGGTGCTGGTGCTCAACCAGAAGTTGGGGCTAAAGCTGCTGAAGAATCAGAAGACCAAATCCGCGAAGCATTACAGGGTGCTGACTTAATCTTCATCACTGCCGGAATGGGTGGTGGTACTGGTACTGGTGCAGCGCCAATCGTAGCCCGTATCGCTAAAGAGGAAATCGGCGCTTTAACTGTTGGTGTTGTAACTCGTCCGTTCACTTTTGAAGGACCAAAACGTGGTCGCTCTGCTGCTCAAGGTATCGCAGAAATGAAACAACACGTGGATACTTTAGTAACTATCTCAAACAACCGTCTATTAGAAATCGTTGACAAGAAAACACCTATGCGTGAAGCATTTGGTGAAGCTGACAACGTATTACGTCAAGGTGTTCAAGGTATCTCTGACTTGATTACGGCACCTGGTTACGTAAACTTAGACTTCGCTGACGTTCGTACAGTAATGGCTGACCAAGGTACTGCTTTAATGGGGATCGGTGCTTCTACTGGTGAAAACCGTACAGCTGAAGCAACCAAGAAAGCTATCTCATCTCCATTATTAGAAGTGTCTATTGATGGTGCTGAGCAAATCCTATTAAACATTAAAGGTGGCGACGACTTAACATTATTCGAAGCACAAGATGCAGCGGATATCGTGGCAGCAGCTTCTTCTTCAGAAGTAAATATCATCTTTGGTACTACAATTGCTGAAAACTTAGAAGACGAAGTTATCGTAACGGTTATCGCAACTGGTATTGATACTGAAAAACGTCGCGATGAAAAACGCGCTAAACGTTCTGGTGGCCACTCAGCTTTCCAACAAAGTTCAGGTCGCGACTTCGCTAACCAACCAGACAACTTTAAAGAAAAACAAGTGACTGAACGTCGCCAAGAAGAAAACCGCGACATATTCAGTGACTTCGACAGCAGCCGTTATGAAGATTCAAACCGTTCACGCAGAACTTTTGATGACGCAC encodes:
- the ftsZ gene encoding cell division protein FtsZ; this encodes MDMEFEYENMDMNNASIKVVGVGGGGNNAVNRMIEENVRGVEFIVANTDTQALKNSRADIKIQLGPKSTRGLGAGAQPEVGAKAAEESEDQIREALQGADLIFITAGMGGGTGTGAAPIVARIAKEEIGALTVGVVTRPFTFEGPKRGRSAAQGIAEMKQHVDTLVTISNNRLLEIVDKKTPMREAFGEADNVLRQGVQGISDLITAPGYVNLDFADVRTVMADQGTALMGIGASTGENRTAEATKKAISSPLLEVSIDGAEQILLNIKGGDDLTLFEAQDAADIVAAASSSEVNIIFGTTIAENLEDEVIVTVIATGIDTEKRRDEKRAKRSGGHSAFQQSSGRDFANQPDNFKEKQVTERRQEENRDIFSDFDSSRYEDSNRSRRTFDDAPSAPVENDYSSHNSDDDELDTPPFFRKRRR